A section of the Candidatus Thermoplasmatota archaeon genome encodes:
- a CDS encoding FG-GAP-like repeat-containing protein, protein MVLPVAFAVLPSEEPDRHAMPEDPEPDQEMFLLQVTNTLDVPRANEVVRYSLTLDNFHLLDPSQFLVRATSTGQEVLSGHLESTVERYPSSFVHKVDIVFQDDFGPLETRVYEIDTGNTTALTGDMTVNSTPSTVEVRDGSRRYTISKTEENRNGVYVTYQNGSAPTVRGYIFVRIGGNQLTIDQASVEMWWGRPTLEEIDINNVMVSVHLQYGNPKMWNWGVGSMAKDMDIISGDVYINFYNDREMYETITDKKVNEKFHNHNGFVMEFTVLYGGDAEYQQIFGNSQHQIMTARTREPTWSRVNPVFRAHDIGNRSAPAFADLDNDTIYDMVVGSAGGEIWYFRNTGSVNAPAWSRDTDMFAPFSGVANYSVPWLADVDGDGDFDLVLGKDNGTLVEIENVGTAQIPQWSQNMTAFAGIDVGNFSAPTLGDLDNDIDLDLVVGEEGGFLVYYRNDGNSTSPSWTLDPLEFQALGSLGANVIPGLDDLDGDGDLDLVAGLRDGTIINIINTGNSSVANWTLQQTLFQGIDVGGYAAPALADLNLDGDLDFISGEYNGSLYYYQNVGSLVSPLWIQDSYIHRFSSLGTRVVPEFSDLDSDGDQDLTIGLDDGTLRYLENAGLPNLASWREDPSFYSGIDVGNLSVPALGDLDGDNDFDLALGRDDGSLVYYENTGTNVSASWTLNASMFPGIDAGDNSAPELVDVDTDGDLDLVVGNATGCVHLYRNTGTVSQPSWAPDPSVFDFINTGLSKKPGKYATPAFSDVDGDGDLDFISGQDNAPYGSLVLYFNTGTRFGPIYDQLYPGMFNNVRGGATDGTRDYSAPEFVDLDGDGREDIAVGTNDGWLTFYRNAGNSSAQRSVNYMEPQTDGTYRFYYDQDGNDGQFVIRGTSDDFFDYYVMANPNTGRATMRFIPDFARLAYRDKYSGDQFPWAGGNVSYYPFIPEEDGYVGRGIVISRAQAGLGMGASFLTQTGTAGGFILVPLTAKSHASREVLLPQIAHTTNYSTYDTMAQILGTPLVVTCPPDLALDTVDITSDPPDPGEGDMITLTANVRNMGGGDASDVEVEFFDGSPTLNKRIGTTQVILTVPARDNATASVMWNLSGVSGLHDVYVHIDSSDTITELDEGNNLAFRGFNITSWTRMWSPPVRMTFDMNNSLEPTMVEDSNGNMWIAYHTYTKHDDWDIAVRSCKNLVCTPEDAIVTDAKRTSQPYLVADDSGNVYTIYSSNIVEWQDFISLKSGIYYWSQKFDLYSKKYNGAAWEPTVQVTASEKIDNSDQVPVATIDGAGDLWVLMRSTHYDLYEGGEQLNNLPYNDMNITAASFDGVTWTTDMVVNNDAGSQGFWGGPTATTDASGTVWTAWGAEISNTQWDVFATYWTGSGWAPKMGVSLSPLNDMRPSMASDSTGGIYVTWESDRTGDKEIFMRYYDGSWSPEFQVSDDPGHDIKASVVLDIHDNVWIAWETDRHGNKDVYLKRYNGSWSPPIQVTTSAFSDEEPFLAASDHTDSIWVAWETDRHGNKDIYVKTLPDVLVWPDREVGRPYNIMAEMVSGHSQMNISWDLSKDDGMGEDDVVAYDIHCGVNYDRDRQGYFFLASVSAGTDHFLYDLPPVPSNMFCYVESRDGANNTASTTDQVGLLVKHVVLGSNLVSVPFLLRDPSVSQVLGSVNYSDSRIYDVWGGRQWRQHTPLKNYAAFSDVDLTMGVWVNSTINGNFLVAGVVPDETIIQLAKGWNLIGFPSFQDDYQIADLMAETGATRVEGFDQAAPPYYMQVLLPNQFMAAGEAYWIYVPDTTSWTVRN, encoded by the coding sequence ATGGTGTTGCCTGTGGCCTTCGCGGTTCTTCCATCCGAGGAGCCTGACAGGCACGCGATGCCTGAGGATCCAGAGCCCGATCAGGAGATGTTCCTGCTGCAGGTGACCAACACGCTTGATGTTCCTAGGGCCAACGAGGTCGTGCGCTATTCGCTCACTCTGGACAACTTCCATCTTCTTGATCCGTCTCAGTTCCTAGTAAGGGCCACCTCAACGGGCCAGGAGGTCCTTTCCGGGCATCTTGAGTCCACGGTGGAGAGGTATCCGTCAAGCTTCGTGCACAAGGTGGATATCGTGTTCCAGGATGATTTCGGACCGCTGGAGACCAGGGTGTACGAAATCGATACTGGAAACACAACGGCGCTGACCGGCGACATGACCGTGAACTCCACTCCGTCAACGGTAGAGGTCAGAGACGGGAGCAGGAGATATACTATCTCCAAGACGGAGGAGAACAGGAACGGGGTCTACGTCACATATCAGAACGGCTCCGCGCCAACCGTTCGCGGCTACATCTTCGTCAGGATTGGCGGGAACCAGCTCACGATAGACCAGGCAAGCGTGGAGATGTGGTGGGGCCGACCGACACTGGAGGAGATCGACATCAACAACGTGATGGTCTCCGTTCACCTTCAGTACGGGAACCCAAAAATGTGGAACTGGGGCGTCGGGTCGATGGCCAAGGACATGGATATCATCTCCGGAGATGTCTACATCAACTTCTACAACGACAGGGAGATGTATGAGACGATAACCGACAAGAAGGTCAACGAGAAGTTCCACAATCACAATGGATTCGTGATGGAGTTCACTGTCCTCTATGGAGGGGACGCTGAGTACCAGCAGATATTCGGGAACAGTCAACATCAGATCATGACCGCAAGGACAAGAGAGCCGACGTGGTCACGGGTTAATCCGGTGTTCAGGGCGCACGACATCGGGAACCGAAGCGCTCCCGCATTCGCCGACCTTGACAACGATACGATCTATGACATGGTGGTAGGTTCGGCGGGAGGAGAGATATGGTACTTCAGAAACACAGGGAGCGTGAACGCGCCCGCCTGGAGCAGGGATACGGACATGTTCGCTCCGTTCAGTGGCGTGGCCAACTACTCCGTCCCCTGGCTGGCGGATGTCGATGGGGATGGTGATTTCGATCTCGTACTCGGAAAGGACAACGGCACCCTCGTGGAGATCGAGAACGTTGGCACGGCGCAGATACCGCAATGGAGCCAGAACATGACCGCCTTCGCCGGAATCGATGTGGGCAACTTCTCCGCACCTACTCTGGGGGACCTGGACAACGACATCGATCTCGACCTCGTCGTGGGCGAGGAAGGCGGTTTCCTAGTCTACTACAGGAATGATGGGAACTCGACCTCACCGAGCTGGACACTTGACCCGCTAGAGTTCCAGGCTCTCGGAAGCCTAGGTGCCAACGTCATCCCCGGACTGGACGACCTGGATGGTGACGGAGATCTCGACCTCGTGGCTGGGCTCCGGGATGGGACTATCATCAACATCATCAACACAGGGAACTCGTCAGTGGCCAACTGGACCCTACAACAGACCCTCTTCCAGGGGATTGACGTAGGGGGCTACGCGGCTCCCGCCCTGGCGGATCTCAACTTGGATGGGGACCTCGATTTCATCTCGGGAGAGTACAACGGCTCGCTTTACTACTACCAGAACGTGGGTTCGCTCGTCTCTCCCCTGTGGATCCAGGACAGTTACATTCACAGGTTCTCTTCCCTCGGCACGCGTGTCGTCCCGGAGTTCTCCGACCTGGACTCGGACGGTGACCAAGACCTCACAATCGGCTTGGATGACGGAACACTGAGGTATCTCGAGAACGCAGGCCTTCCGAACCTGGCATCGTGGCGGGAGGATCCGAGCTTCTACTCTGGCATAGATGTCGGCAATCTCAGCGTCCCGGCGCTCGGCGACCTCGACGGCGACAACGACTTCGACCTCGCCCTCGGAAGGGACGATGGTTCGCTGGTGTACTACGAGAACACTGGCACTAACGTCTCGGCCTCATGGACGCTCAACGCGTCGATGTTCCCTGGAATAGATGCGGGGGACAACAGCGCCCCTGAACTCGTTGACGTAGACACTGATGGGGACCTCGATCTTGTCGTGGGGAATGCCACCGGTTGCGTGCACCTCTACAGGAACACAGGGACTGTTTCGCAACCATCCTGGGCACCCGACCCGTCGGTTTTCGACTTCATCAACACGGGGTTGTCCAAGAAGCCCGGGAAGTACGCGACACCCGCCTTCTCTGACGTCGATGGCGACGGAGATCTGGACTTCATATCGGGACAGGACAATGCTCCTTACGGCAGCCTCGTCCTCTACTTCAACACGGGCACGAGATTCGGTCCTATCTACGATCAGCTCTATCCGGGCATGTTCAACAACGTTCGCGGCGGTGCGACGGACGGGACGCGGGACTACAGCGCACCAGAGTTCGTGGACCTGGATGGCGACGGTCGCGAGGACATCGCCGTGGGAACGAACGACGGCTGGCTGACCTTCTACCGGAACGCGGGGAACAGCTCCGCGCAGAGGTCGGTCAACTACATGGAACCGCAGACGGACGGCACCTACAGGTTCTACTACGATCAGGATGGCAATGATGGTCAGTTCGTCATAAGAGGGACCTCGGACGACTTCTTCGACTACTACGTCATGGCCAACCCGAACACGGGCAGGGCGACCATGCGATTCATACCCGACTTTGCGAGACTTGCATATCGAGACAAGTATTCGGGTGACCAGTTTCCCTGGGCGGGAGGGAATGTCAGCTACTACCCCTTCATCCCAGAGGAGGATGGATACGTCGGGCGGGGCATAGTCATCTCTCGAGCTCAGGCCGGACTGGGAATGGGAGCCTCCTTCCTGACCCAGACAGGGACCGCGGGCGGGTTCATACTCGTCCCGCTCACGGCCAAAAGCCATGCCAGCAGGGAAGTGCTGTTGCCTCAGATCGCGCACACTACCAACTATTCGACCTACGACACGATGGCCCAGATCCTTGGGACTCCTCTCGTCGTCACGTGCCCGCCTGACCTCGCCCTCGACACCGTGGACATAACGTCCGATCCACCAGACCCGGGAGAGGGGGACATGATCACGCTGACCGCCAACGTCAGGAACATGGGTGGCGGCGACGCGAGCGACGTAGAGGTGGAGTTCTTTGACGGCTCACCCACGCTGAACAAGCGGATCGGGACGACCCAGGTCATACTGACCGTCCCCGCCCGTGACAACGCGACTGCCTCCGTGATGTGGAACCTCAGCGGGGTCTCTGGCCTGCACGATGTCTACGTCCATATCGATTCCAGTGACACTATCACGGAACTGGACGAAGGGAACAACCTGGCTTTCAGAGGGTTCAACATAACCTCCTGGACGAGGATGTGGAGCCCGCCCGTCCGCATGACGTTCGACATGAACAACAGCCTGGAGCCGACCATGGTGGAGGACAGCAACGGGAACATGTGGATCGCGTATCACACGTACACGAAGCACGACGACTGGGACATCGCCGTGAGGAGCTGCAAGAACCTGGTGTGCACTCCCGAGGACGCCATAGTGACCGATGCGAAGAGGACGAGCCAACCGTATCTCGTGGCGGATGACAGCGGCAACGTATATACGATATACTCGAGCAACATCGTGGAGTGGCAGGACTTCATCAGCCTGAAGAGCGGCATCTACTACTGGAGCCAGAAGTTCGACCTGTACTCGAAGAAGTACAACGGAGCTGCGTGGGAGCCCACGGTCCAGGTGACAGCATCTGAGAAGATCGACAACTCGGACCAGGTCCCGGTGGCGACGATCGATGGTGCTGGGGACCTGTGGGTCCTGATGCGAAGCACCCACTACGACCTCTATGAGGGTGGCGAGCAGCTGAACAATCTCCCGTACAACGACATGAACATAACAGCCGCCAGCTTCGACGGCGTTACATGGACGACGGACATGGTCGTGAACAACGACGCTGGGTCGCAGGGTTTCTGGGGAGGGCCGACCGCTACGACCGACGCTTCAGGAACCGTCTGGACGGCCTGGGGGGCCGAGATCTCCAACACGCAATGGGACGTCTTCGCGACATATTGGACAGGCTCGGGCTGGGCACCCAAGATGGGGGTGAGCCTGAGTCCTCTGAACGACATGAGACCGTCCATGGCCTCCGACAGCACGGGGGGCATCTACGTTACGTGGGAGTCCGATCGGACCGGGGACAAGGAGATCTTCATGCGGTACTACGACGGCTCGTGGTCCCCTGAGTTCCAGGTCTCGGATGACCCAGGGCACGACATAAAGGCCTCCGTCGTGTTGGACATTCACGACAACGTGTGGATAGCGTGGGAGACGGACAGACACGGCAACAAGGACGTCTACCTGAAGCGGTACAACGGCTCCTGGTCCCCGCCGATACAGGTGACGACGAGCGCATTCTCGGACGAGGAGCCCTTCCTCGCCGCCAGTGACCACACGGACTCCATCTGGGTCGCATGGGAGACGGATCGGCATGGCAACAAGGACATCTACGTGAAGACCCTCCCGGACGTCCTCGTCTGGCCGGACAGAGAGGTCGGTCGTCCGTACAACATCATGGCCGAGATGGTGTCCGGCCATTCCCAGATGAACATCAGCTGGGACCTCTCGAAGGACGACGGGATGGGAGAGGACGACGTGGTGGCGTACGACATTCACTGCGGCGTCAACTACGACCGGGACAGGCAGGGATACTTCTTCCTCGCGTCCGTATCGGCGGGCACGGACCACTTCCTCTACGACCTGCCCCCCGTCCCGAGCAACATGTTCTGCTACGTGGAGTCCAGGGATGGTGCCAATAACACCGCGTCGACGACGGACCAGGTCGGTCTTCTCGTCAAGCACGTCGTGCTCGGAAGCAACCTCGTCTCCGTTCCGTTCCTGCTGAGGGACCCCTCCGTCTCGCAGGTCCTCGGCAGCGTCAACTACTCCGACTCCAGAATCTACGACGTCTGGGGCGGGCGGCAGTGGCGGCAACACACACCGCTCAAGAACTACGCAGCCTTCTCCGACGTGGACCTGACCATGGGAGTCTGGGTGAACAGCACCATCAACGGCAACTTCCTCGTGGCGGGCGTTGTTCCAGACGAGACGATAATACAGCTCGCGAAGGGCTGGAACCTGATAGGGTTCCCCTCCTTCCAAGACGATTATCAGATCGCGGACCTGATGGCCGAGACGGGAGCGACGAGAGTGGAGGGTTTCGACCAGGCCGCGCCACCGTACTATATGCAGGTGCTTCTGCCAAACCAGTTCATGGCAGCAGGAGAGGCGTACTGGATATATGTCCCAGACACGACGTCTTGGACCGTCAGAAACTGA